The Pirellulales bacterium genome window below encodes:
- a CDS encoding pyridoxal-dependent decarboxylase, whose translation MPRYRQLLESLRREFPQPVSDHVHDAYVAFSVLRALDRVDALKSQAPILGAPVEPDFAAALASRVAEQGEPLEQVIADLVKHLEGMFIWGHPRSQINVISHPSIASIIGVLLASTYNPNLVSDESGRGFSAAEVRATTMAAELVGYDAARSGGVFTFGGTGGMLYGVKVGLEKAVPGCLRAGLTQPAVVLASAHSHACTSNVAAWLGIGQDNVVLIPTADDHSIDIQLLAAAARQALDAGKRIAAFVATMGSTDAFGIDDLRAVHALRDELVREYALAYVPHIHADAVIGWAWSVFNDYDFLQNALGFRGRTVRALAKAHHNLQYLSLADSIGIDFHKTGFAPYISSLVIFRDRDDLQYILRPRESLPYIFQSGAHHPGLFTLETSRSATGPMAALANMLLLGKEGFRALLGHMVEMAEVLREALVAHPDLTVLNGENVGPVTLFRVYPRGTDTFTVKDRERSDPKFQQDLLALNDYNRRVFERVHAEALTGHGVVISMTDAFCHSDFGTPISALKSYVLSPFTDEMRMHDVITHVISARDQVEAEGRN comes from the coding sequence ATGCCCCGTTACCGACAATTGCTCGAGAGTTTGCGGCGTGAGTTCCCGCAGCCTGTCTCGGATCATGTCCACGACGCCTATGTGGCGTTCTCGGTGCTCCGTGCCTTGGATCGGGTCGACGCGCTAAAGTCGCAGGCGCCGATTCTTGGCGCGCCGGTCGAGCCCGACTTTGCCGCGGCCCTGGCATCGCGCGTCGCCGAGCAAGGTGAGCCGCTCGAGCAAGTGATCGCGGATCTGGTCAAGCATCTGGAAGGGATGTTTATCTGGGGGCATCCGCGCAGCCAGATCAACGTGATCTCGCATCCCTCGATCGCCAGCATTATCGGCGTCCTGCTGGCCTCGACCTATAACCCCAACCTGGTGAGCGACGAAAGTGGCCGCGGCTTTTCGGCCGCCGAGGTGCGCGCCACGACGATGGCCGCCGAGTTGGTCGGCTACGATGCCGCACGATCCGGCGGAGTCTTCACGTTCGGCGGCACCGGCGGCATGCTGTACGGGGTAAAAGTCGGGCTGGAAAAAGCTGTGCCCGGTTGCCTGCGCGCAGGGCTAACGCAACCGGCCGTCGTGCTGGCCAGCGCCCACAGTCACGCCTGCACCAGCAACGTGGCGGCCTGGCTCGGGATTGGGCAAGACAACGTCGTGCTCATCCCCACTGCGGACGACCACTCGATCGACATCCAGTTGCTGGCCGCCGCCGCGCGGCAAGCGCTCGACGCGGGCAAGCGTATCGCGGCGTTCGTGGCCACGATGGGTTCGACCGATGCCTTCGGAATCGATGACCTGCGCGCCGTGCATGCCCTACGCGATGAACTGGTGCGCGAATACGCGCTTGCCTACGTTCCGCACATTCATGCCGACGCCGTCATCGGTTGGGCCTGGAGCGTTTTCAACGACTACGATTTCTTGCAGAACGCATTAGGCTTTCGCGGCCGTACGGTGCGGGCCTTGGCCAAGGCGCATCACAACTTGCAGTATCTGTCGCTGGCGGACTCGATAGGCATCGATTTCCATAAGACCGGCTTCGCCCCCTATATCTCGTCACTGGTGATCTTCCGCGACCGTGACGACTTGCAGTACATCTTGCGGCCCCGCGAATCGCTTCCCTATATCTTTCAATCCGGCGCCCACCATCCGGGACTGTTCACGCTCGAAACCAGTCGCTCGGCCACAGGGCCGATGGCGGCACTCGCCAACATGCTGCTCTTGGGCAAGGAGGGATTTCGGGCGCTGCTAGGGCACATGGTCGAGATGGCGGAAGTCCTCCGCGAGGCTTTGGTCGCGCATCCCGATCTGACCGTGCTAAACGGTGAGAACGTCGGGCCGGTCACGCTGTTTCGCGTTTATCCGCGCGGCACAGACACGTTCACCGTGAAAGACCGCGAACGCTCGGACCCGAAATTCCAGCAGGATTTGCTGGCGCTGAACGACTATAACCGCCGCGTTTTCGAGCGCGTACACGCCGAAGCCCTCACCGGGCATGGCGTGGTCATTTCGATGACGGATGCCTTTTGCCACAGCGATTTCGGCACGCCGATCTCGGCGCTCAAGTCGTACGTCCTCTCACCGTTTACCGACGAAATGCGTATGCACGACGTTATCACTCACGTGATCTCGGCGCGCGACCAGGTCGAGGCAGAGGGTCGGAATTAA
- a CDS encoding DUF1501 domain-containing protein, whose product MFSDEDFSNCDGISRRRFLASGGAGLAALGAAGSPNAPGALAASQPSRAPRAKSVVILYLYGAPSQMDTLDPKPRAPVERRGEFKTIASSLPGIAVSELLPNIARNLHRVALVRSMTHTSNNHAVSVALSGLSKSLPEIEGNGRDPRHQPYIGSVLEYLWKQQGISMVDNGIPVNMVLPWALNEKTGPGRWQHDAAWLGLQYNPVIPLFAGQGSLEVGAPSIQGSTPILTRFDPWDGITPESTFRFGGTELPQDLSMSRLARRQELLHSLDTNERELGTIVNTFDQCRDVAFAMIANPQVAAALDVTREPGAVRDKFGYTLFGQSALAARRLIETGVKIVTVFWDTWTDNNASWDTHHNHHPRLKDGLCPKLDQILPAFLDDMHERGLLDETLVMVISEHGRTPTLGNSPGGAREHWSGAYWGMFFGAGIKTGQVIGATDREGGYPTSCPTDPKDILATMYHLLGFDPLLTTVPDRFGRPLHILPHGDVVNALLA is encoded by the coding sequence ATGTTTAGCGACGAAGATTTCAGCAATTGCGACGGCATCAGCCGACGACGGTTCTTGGCATCCGGCGGCGCCGGTTTGGCAGCCTTGGGCGCAGCCGGCTCGCCGAACGCCCCGGGCGCACTCGCGGCGAGCCAACCGTCGCGGGCGCCGCGCGCGAAGTCGGTCGTCATTCTCTATCTGTACGGCGCGCCCAGTCAGATGGATACGCTCGACCCGAAGCCCCGCGCGCCGGTCGAGCGGCGCGGCGAGTTCAAGACCATCGCCAGCAGCCTGCCGGGCATCGCAGTTTCGGAGCTGCTACCCAACATCGCACGCAATCTGCACCGCGTGGCCTTGGTGCGTTCGATGACTCACACGTCGAACAATCATGCCGTCTCGGTGGCCTTGTCCGGCCTGTCGAAGTCGTTGCCCGAAATCGAGGGAAACGGACGCGATCCGCGTCATCAGCCCTACATCGGTTCCGTGCTCGAGTACCTGTGGAAGCAACAGGGAATCAGCATGGTCGACAATGGCATCCCAGTGAACATGGTTCTTCCCTGGGCCCTGAACGAGAAGACCGGGCCGGGGCGTTGGCAGCACGATGCGGCGTGGCTCGGCCTGCAATACAACCCCGTTATTCCCTTGTTTGCCGGCCAGGGTTCGCTCGAGGTCGGCGCGCCGTCGATCCAAGGATCGACTCCCATCCTGACGCGGTTCGACCCCTGGGACGGCATCACGCCCGAGAGCACATTTCGCTTCGGCGGTACGGAATTGCCGCAGGACCTGAGCATGTCGCGCCTGGCGCGCCGGCAGGAATTGCTCCATTCGCTCGATACAAACGAGCGCGAGCTGGGCACGATCGTCAATACATTCGATCAATGCCGGGATGTGGCCTTTGCCATGATTGCCAATCCCCAAGTCGCCGCGGCGCTTGACGTAACACGCGAGCCGGGCGCCGTGCGCGATAAGTTTGGCTATACGCTATTCGGACAATCGGCGCTAGCCGCGCGTCGACTCATCGAGACGGGCGTGAAAATTGTCACGGTCTTTTGGGATACGTGGACCGATAATAACGCGTCCTGGGACACGCATCACAACCATCACCCACGTCTGAAGGATGGGTTGTGCCCCAAGCTCGATCAGATCCTGCCGGCTTTTCTCGACGACATGCACGAGCGCGGACTGCTGGATGAAACGCTGGTGATGGTCATTAGCGAGCATGGACGCACGCCGACCTTGGGCAATTCGCCGGGCGGAGCGCGCGAGCATTGGTCCGGCGCGTACTGGGGAATGTTTTTCGGCGCAGGCATTAAGACCGGCCAGGTGATCGGCGCGACCGATCGCGAGGGAGGCTACCCAACCAGTTGCCCGACCGACCCGAAAGACATCCTGGCGACGATGTATCACCTGCTGGGCTTCGATCCGCTCTTAACGACCGTGCCCGATCGGTTCGGACGGCCGCTGCACATTCTTCCTCATGGCGACGTGGTCAACGCGCTCTTGGCGTAG
- a CDS encoding GntR family transcriptional regulator encodes MFFAIDTANGVAVYEQIIRQVKFAVARGAIKPGEMVASVRELARELAVNPNTVARAYRQLQTDGVLSSVRGTGLEVAARARDRCRRETVELIRARLRQVLVEAQRSQLSHDELRELVDDELSVLTRQGT; translated from the coding sequence ATGTTTTTTGCCATTGATACAGCCAACGGCGTTGCCGTTTACGAACAAATCATCCGCCAGGTGAAATTCGCCGTCGCGCGCGGCGCGATCAAGCCGGGCGAGATGGTCGCTTCGGTGCGTGAATTGGCCCGCGAACTGGCGGTTAATCCCAATACCGTGGCCCGAGCGTATCGCCAGCTGCAGACCGACGGCGTGTTGTCGTCGGTCCGCGGGACAGGGCTGGAAGTTGCCGCGCGGGCGCGTGATCGCTGCCGTCGCGAGACGGTCGAGCTGATCCGCGCCCGGCTGCGGCAAGTTCTTGTCGAGGCCCAGAGGAGTCAACTTTCCCACGACGAGCTGCGCGAGTTGGTCGACGACGAGCTCAGCGTCCTCACCCGGCAAGGAACCTGA
- a CDS encoding ABC transporter ATP-binding protein has product MQPAIRLANVTKRYRDHTALDHVSFEVPQGCVFALLGENGAGKTTAIRILLGLTEPDTGFAEILGRDTRGRQVDVLRHVGYVPERPTLYDWMTVAEIGWFTAGFYGGDFARHYDRLISDFGLPPRRKLKALSKGMRAKVALSLALAHQPDVLLLDEPTSGLDTMVRREFLESMVDLAAAGRTVVLSSHQIHEVERVADIVAILHDGHLVLVERLDELKDSVQALTVTLDDGVAMPRVAGEILRERRKARQWQVLVRGINDESLAALRAQPAVSDVEVRRPSLEEIFVAYMRSGDGGAVNDATRDAIRTQGSFD; this is encoded by the coding sequence ATGCAACCGGCCATCCGTCTGGCCAACGTCACGAAGCGTTATCGGGACCATACCGCGCTCGATCACGTCTCGTTCGAGGTGCCGCAGGGCTGCGTCTTCGCCTTGTTGGGTGAGAACGGCGCCGGCAAGACCACGGCCATCCGCATTCTGCTCGGGCTGACCGAACCCGATACCGGCTTTGCCGAGATCCTGGGACGCGACACGCGCGGCCGTCAGGTCGACGTTCTGCGCCACGTAGGCTACGTGCCCGAGCGCCCGACGCTGTACGACTGGATGACCGTGGCCGAGATAGGCTGGTTCACGGCCGGCTTCTATGGCGGCGACTTCGCGCGGCATTACGACCGCCTGATTTCGGATTTCGGCTTGCCTCCGCGCCGCAAACTGAAGGCGCTCTCCAAGGGAATGCGCGCCAAGGTAGCTCTCTCGTTGGCGCTAGCGCATCAGCCTGACGTGCTGTTGTTGGACGAACCGACCTCGGGCCTCGACACGATGGTCCGCCGCGAGTTTCTGGAAAGCATGGTCGACCTGGCCGCGGCCGGGCGGACGGTGGTGCTGTCGAGCCATCAGATACACGAGGTCGAGCGCGTGGCCGACATCGTGGCCATTTTGCACGACGGCCATTTGGTGCTGGTCGAGCGCTTGGATGAATTGAAAGACAGCGTCCAAGCGCTGACCGTGACACTGGACGACGGTGTTGCCATGCCGCGCGTGGCGGGCGAAATCCTCCGCGAGCGGCGCAAGGCCCGGCAGTGGCAGGTGCTGGTCCGCGGCATCAACGACGAAAGCCTGGCGGCATTGCGTGCCCAGCCGGCCGTGAGCGATGTCGAGGTCCGTCGCCCATCACTGGAAGAGATTTTCGTGGCGTACATGCGCTCGGGCGATGGAGGCGCGGTGAACGATGCGACGCGCGACGCAATCAGAACGCAAGGGTCGTTCGACTGA